The DNA sequence TCTGTATAATCGAAGGTGGCTTTTTGAAAAGATTCTTAGGGATGATCACTTCCAAAACAATGGTCTTTTGGCATTTATTGACATCAATAAATTTAAAAACATCAATGATACTTTTGGACATATTATAGGAGATAAAGTCTTGCATGTGATCGGAAAAGTCTTGAAAAAAGTCAAAGATACCACAGCTGTACGCTTTGCAGGTGATGAGTTTTTAATGATTAGTGATCAACATGATGAAGATGAAATACATAAAATTTTACATACTGTTAATTATAACCTCAAAAAAACTCCTTTTAAACACAATCAAGAAATTTTTTATATTGATTTTTCATTTGGTGTTGCTTCGTTTAAAGCCAAAGACAATTTTAAAAGTGTCCTTGAAAATGCAGATATTAAGATGTACGACTATAAAAAATCACTGAGATAAACTTTACATGTAAAGAGATGTTTTCTTGCCTCTTTGATATCTTGTTCTATCTGTATTTTAAGATCCAAAAGTGTGTTAAACTTTTGATTGTCGCGTAAAAACTCTACAAAAAAGAGCTCAATGGCTCCTTGAATTTCGCTAATGGTTTCATCCAATATATGTGTTTCAACTGAAAATTGCCCATCGGTTGTATGACGTGTACCAATAAACGATACCGAGTTATAAATATGCTGTGCTATTTTTGTACGTGTAGCATAAACACCCTCACGAGGAATGAGATACTCTAAGACTTTGAGATTTAGTGTTGGAACAAGTTCTTTATTGCCAAGTCCCTGACCTGTAATGACATCGCCTGTAATGGCATATTCACGCCCTAAGAAACGATTTGCCTCGCTCAAGCGCCCTTCTTGTAAATAACTACGAATAACACTTGAATGAATTGAAACACCTTTATAGCTATACTCTTCAACAATGATCACTTCGCCATCAAAAAACTTTTGAAGATCATACGCATTGCAAGAACGATGCGCGCCAAAGAAGAAGTCATATCCGACAACGATTTTTTTGAGGTTGATAAACTCTTTTTTTAAGAGTTCAACAAATTCTGCACCACTGAGATGTTTGATTTTTAAAAAATGAAAAAACATACACGGATATCCGGCATATTCACTACGTTTAATCCCAGGGGTTAGGTTGGCTTGGTCTTTGTCAATAACAAAAAGCGCACCATTCTCACCTAAATGATTAATAAGTTGTCGATGTCCTACATGAATGCCATCAAAACTACCGATGGCTAATGCGTCAACACTCTCTTTTTTTAAAATAGTAGAACGTCTCAACATTCCCCTCTTTCCCTTTAATAAGCGATTCTCTTTTATCGACCAACTGCCAGCCAAGGCTTACGGTTTGCGCCTCAAACTGATGTTGTGCGCGAATAATAGCCGAGCCATCTTTAACGACACCTTTGGTTGTGCGTTTAACATCTTTTCCCACTTCAAATTGTGGCTTAAATAAAATAATAATGTCACGCTTTGCCAATCGATCAATAGATTCTAAAAGAGCACCAATCCCTATAAACGAAACATCGCAACTGACCATATCATAGGTTCGTTTTGGCTCAAAAAGTCGAATATCACTATTTTCATGTAAAATAATTCGAGAATCGACTTTTAGACTTGGGTGAAGCTGCTCATTTCCAACATCCACAGCCGTCACACTCTTGGCATTTTCCTCAAGCCATACCTGAACAAAACCACCCGTACTGCTCCCAATGTCTAGAATATCTGTGTCTTTTACATGTAACCCTAATTCATTAATAAAGCCACGAAGCTTAAGTCCCGCGCGACTCACATATTGAACAATTTTTGTCACTTCAACCGTATCGTTTTCACCGATCTCCACAGAGCTCTTACGCTCTACTTTGCCATTAAGCCAAACACTGCCCTCTTTAATAAGTTCTGCTGCCTTATTGCGACTTTGGGCGAACCCTTTTTCAAACACATAACTATCTAGTCTCATAAAATCATCTCGTTTAATTCACTTTCACTCAGTGTCTTTACACCCAGTTCTAAGGCTTTAGCTAACTTACTGCCTGCTTCTTCGCCATAAATGACAAAATCGGTCTTTTTAGAGACACTCCCACTCACTTTTGCGCCCAATTTTTCAAGCATCACTTTGATGTCATCACGTGGCTTACTCATAGAACCTGTTAACACTACCGTTTTACCTGTAAAAAGAGATTCGGTTATCTCTAGTTTTGAGGCGATGGGTTGAATAACTGCCATCAATTCATAGGTTTCGTGCTTATTGACATGGATAAACTCTATCAAGCTCTTCGCCATCTCTTCACCAAATCCCTCAAGCGCGATAATTTGCTCATAACTTGCTTCGAGCCACTCCAAGCCAAATGCTCGTGCAATCTTTTTAGCTGCCACTTCACCAATATGCTCAATCCCCAAAGCATTAATGAACTTCTCTAAGCTCACTCCTTTGCTCTGCTCAATCGCCTCTAAAAGATTTTGTGCTTTCTTCTCTTTAAAGCCTTCTAATTCGAGTAGTTGCTCTAATCGTAAGGCGTAGAGATCTTTTACATGTAAAACAAGTTTTTGCTCATAAAGTTGTTCAACGATTTTGTCGCCAAGACCATCGATATTGAGTGCTTTTTTAGATGCAAAGTGAATCATTGCCCCTAAAACCCTTGCATCGCAGGAGAGGTTTTGACATTTAATGAGTGCACCATCGTCCAAAAGCTCGCTATGACACACCGGACAATTTATCGGTCTTTGAACCACTCTTTCACTTCCATTACGACGATCTTCAAGCACTTTGATGATCTTAGGAATAACATCCCCACTACGGATGATAATGACGCTGTCCCCTATGCGAATATCTTTGCGCTCGATCTCATCAAAATTGTGTAGGGTCGCTCGCTCGACGATGACACCTTCAATGTTCACAGCTTCTACTTCCGCCACAGGTGTTACCACACCGGTACGTCCTACTTGAAGTGTAATGTCTTTCAGTTGTGTCACTTTCTCAATCGCGGGAAATTTAAACGCTACCATCCATTTAGGGTACTTTACAGTATAGCCTAGCTCTTCTTGCAAGTTTGCATCATCGACCTTAACAACCATGCCATCCATCATCATCTCAATCTCATCGCGCTTGGCTATGAGTTCTGCATAGAGGGTATGCACATCATCCACACTTTTGGTTACGACGATACGAGGTGGTTGTAAAAAGCCAAGACTGTAAACAAAGCTCATTTTTTGACTTAAAAAGCTCTGTGTGAGAGTATTTGCCCCAATACCCCACGGGTAAAACATCAGTTTTCGCTTCGCGGTAATGCTTGTATCAAGCTGTCTAAGGCTCCCTGCTGCGGCGTTGCGTGGGTTGGCAAACAGAGGCTCACCAAGACTTAAGCGCTCTTGGTTAAGCCTTTCAAAGTCTGCCTTTTTAATCACCACTTCACCACGAATTTCGATGGGCTCTTGATAGTTGATGCGTAAAGGAATGGAGCCAATGGTTTTAACATTTTCGGTCACATCTTCACCAATGCTTCCATCACCTCTCGTAATGGCTTGTTTGAGCACGCCATTTTCATAGATGAGATTGAGGCTGGCACCATCAAATTTTGGCTCACAGTAAAAAGTAAAATGCTCTTGAACTTTTTTAACACGCTCTATCCACGCATCAAGGTCATGTTCATCGAACACATCTTCCATACTCCACATACGTGCTTTGTGCTCCGCTTTGTTAAAACCTTCAAGCACCAAGCCCCCTACACGCTTGGTAGGGCTACTCTCATCTGCAAAAAGAGGATTTTCTTGCTCATACTTCAAGATTTCATGATAGAGCCTGTCATATTCTTCATCGCTTGCCACAGGTGCATCATCAACATAATACGCCTTTGCCCACGCATTGGCAAGATCAATTTTGGCTAAATATTCTTCGTAGCTCATGCGATATAACTGGTATAAATAAGTTTTAAAAGTGTCAGTCCAACCATAATTAAGAAAAACGTGCGGATAAACTTCACCTCTTTTTTAATGACCATATTAGAGCCCATATAAGCCCCTATAACTTGTCCTAGCCCCATCAGTAAACCTACCACAAATAGGACATTACCACTCCATAAAAAGACAGCTAAAGAGACTATATTGCTTGTAAAATTCATCACTTTTGTTTGTGCCGTTGCTTTTTTAAGATTAAAGCCTAGGAGTGTCACTAATGCTATTGTCCAAAAGGTACCTGTGCCTGGGCCAAAAAATCCATCATAAAAGCCAAGTCCGATACCAAAAATAAGAAAGAAGAGATGATGCCCAAGATAGGCATGACGGTCATTCTCACCCATTTTAGGCGATAAGAGTGTGTAGATAAAAATGCCCACAAGCATTGCAGGGATAATCTTTGCTAAAATACTTGCATCCATAAGTAAAATGGCATACGTTCCAAGTGCTGCACCAATAAACGTGTAGAGCACACCCACAAAGACCTCATGCCAAGAGATAAATCCTTTGCGAATAAAGTTAATTGAAGCCATCCCACTTCCAAATGTACCTTGAAGTTTATTGGTCGCAAGTGCGATATGCGGAGGCATACCAGAAGCTAAAAGTACAGGAATTGTGATAATCCCACCGCCTCCTGCAATAGCATCAATAAAGCCTGCAATAAGCCCCGTCAGAAGGAAAACAAGATAGTAATAAAATTCAAACTCCATCTTTTTTGATCTCCTTCTCTTCACGAATCACCGCTTCTATCTCTTCTGCGCTACGATCTTCTTGAGAGAGTTTTGGCTCTTCTTTGGTTGAGGTTGGAAGATCAGTTGGGACTAACTCTGTATCTTTTACATGTAAAGTATCTTCGCATTCTTCAGTAGCACTTTGAGATATTTCTTCCACACTTTCCTCAAGCGCCGTTTCTATACTCTCTGCTTTTTCTTCTAAAGTGGCTAGGGCTTCTGCATTGTTTTCAGCTTTAGCTTCTTCAAGTTTCACATAAATATCGAGTGCTTCTTTGGTGGCGGAAGCAACCTCATTGTACGTTCCCTCACGAATATGCCTCCAAATTTCACGTCTTACTAAGCTTAAAACATAGCGTCTATCGCCTCCAACAACGCGACCCAGTTCGTTACCTCCGCATGCGGGGCAGACAAAATAGGTAATTTTATGTTGCAAAGTCTCCTCAGAACGACAATTTTCATCATCGACCATTAGCATGCTTTGGCACTTAGGACAATAGCACCAAAGGCCTATAACATCGCCTTTTTTATACTTCCAGCGCCACAACACTTTAAACAAAATGAGTTCACGAAATTTGTAGTATTTTGGGCGCATCAGATAACGAGCTACAAAAGGAAATGCAATTAAAATAATACAAATTGCAATGGCACCGCTGTTGACAGCCCATTGTGGGATGGCATAAAGCTCGCTGATACGCGTTAAGAGGCTAAATATTTTTTCCAAAAAAGAGTCCTAAAGAGTTGTTTGATTAAGAGCGCAAAGGACACTAAGAGCTTGTACATGCGCTTTGACGTCATGAACACGCAAAATGGTTGCACCATGTTCATACGCCTTAAGATGAAGAGCGAGTGATCCAGGTAAACGCTCAACGATAGGTGTCGGAATGATTTTATCGATCATCGACTTTCGACTAGCACCCACAAGCAATGGATAACCAAAATGTAAAAAATGTTCATGGTGTTTCAGAAGTTGTAAGTTATGCGACAGAGACTTTCCAAATCCAATGCCAACATCAAGAATAATTTTATGAATTCCAAATTGACGCGCTTTTAAGATGCGTTCCTCAAAAAAAGCATCAACTTCCAAAATAACATTTTCATACTCTGGTTCATGTTGCATATTTGAAGGCTCGCCTTGCATGTGCATTAAAACAACCGTTGCATCATACTTTGCAGCCACACGTGCGACATCATCATTCGCAAGTGCTGTTATATCATTGACAATGCTAAAACCATGCGTGAGCGCATACTCTAAACACAAAGGCGAATAGCTATCGAGTGAAAAACGTGCTTTTTCAAAAAGTTTATGTTGGAAAATCAAATCAATGATAGGCTTCACGCGTTCTAACTCTTCAGCTTCACTCACGCCAAGACTTCCAGG is a window from the Sulfurospirillum oryzae genome containing:
- the ligA gene encoding NAD-dependent DNA ligase LigA encodes the protein MSYEEYLAKIDLANAWAKAYYVDDAPVASDEEYDRLYHEILKYEQENPLFADESSPTKRVGGLVLEGFNKAEHKARMWSMEDVFDEHDLDAWIERVKKVQEHFTFYCEPKFDGASLNLIYENGVLKQAITRGDGSIGEDVTENVKTIGSIPLRINYQEPIEIRGEVVIKKADFERLNQERLSLGEPLFANPRNAAAGSLRQLDTSITAKRKLMFYPWGIGANTLTQSFLSQKMSFVYSLGFLQPPRIVVTKSVDDVHTLYAELIAKRDEIEMMMDGMVVKVDDANLQEELGYTVKYPKWMVAFKFPAIEKVTQLKDITLQVGRTGVVTPVAEVEAVNIEGVIVERATLHNFDEIERKDIRIGDSVIIIRSGDVIPKIIKVLEDRRNGSERVVQRPINCPVCHSELLDDGALIKCQNLSCDARVLGAMIHFASKKALNIDGLGDKIVEQLYEQKLVLHVKDLYALRLEQLLELEGFKEKKAQNLLEAIEQSKGVSLEKFINALGIEHIGEVAAKKIARAFGLEWLEASYEQIIALEGFGEEMAKSLIEFIHVNKHETYELMAVIQPIASKLEITESLFTGKTVVLTGSMSKPRDDIKVMLEKLGAKVSGSVSKKTDFVIYGEEAGSKLAKALELGVKTLSESELNEMIL
- a CDS encoding GGDEF domain-containing protein translates to MNKQLQELTDLTIKEIRNLEIVLPEIYQDVFYSKAKELEINLDDIDKEAAMLYALQKIQLIQNETERSASALKENVVNARIAITNKDNMALQFIENNMIELESKIASLQEELYIDELTRLYNRRWLFEKILRDDHFQNNGLLAFIDINKFKNINDTFGHIIGDKVLHVIGKVLKKVKDTTAVRFAGDEFLMISDQHDEDEIHKILHTVNYNLKKTPFKHNQEIFYIDFSFGVASFKAKDNFKSVLENADIKMYDYKKSLR
- the tlyA gene encoding 23S rRNA (cytidine-2'-O)-methyltransferase TlyA: MRLDSYVFEKGFAQSRNKAAELIKEGSVWLNGKVERKSSVEIGENDTVEVTKIVQYVSRAGLKLRGFINELGLHVKDTDILDIGSSTGGFVQVWLEENAKSVTAVDVGNEQLHPSLKVDSRIILHENSDIRLFEPKRTYDMVSCDVSFIGIGALLESIDRLAKRDIIILFKPQFEVGKDVKRTTKGVVKDGSAIIRAQHQFEAQTVSLGWQLVDKRESLIKGKEGNVETFYYFKKREC
- a CDS encoding TSUP family transporter — protein: MEFEFYYYLVFLLTGLIAGFIDAIAGGGGIITIPVLLASGMPPHIALATNKLQGTFGSGMASINFIRKGFISWHEVFVGVLYTFIGAALGTYAILLMDASILAKIIPAMLVGIFIYTLLSPKMGENDRHAYLGHHLFFLIFGIGLGFYDGFFGPGTGTFWTIALVTLLGFNLKKATAQTKVMNFTSNIVSLAVFLWSGNVLFVVGLLMGLGQVIGAYMGSNMVIKKEVKFIRTFFLIMVGLTLLKLIYTSYIA
- the folP gene encoding dihydropteroate synthase; the protein is MKCYKLSSTSDVKALFESLHVTKEGSAILEQKAHLNFIYIKDLKTPAANILKQDALSIGADLAVPKETITCKMPFVDAMLIASDKQLKELARKEKAQPFGLKSLAEKLGEFVFTCKDEFAVMGIINTNEDSFFQGSRFSGENALKHIETMIEEGASIIDLGGVSSRPGSLGVSEAEELERVKPIIDLIFQHKLFEKARFSLDSYSPLCLEYALTHGFSIVNDITALANDDVARVAAKYDATVVLMHMQGEPSNMQHEPEYENVILEVDAFFEERILKARQFGIHKIILDVGIGFGKSLSHNLQLLKHHEHFLHFGYPLLVGASRKSMIDKIIPTPIVERLPGSLALHLKAYEHGATILRVHDVKAHVQALSVLCALNQTTL
- a CDS encoding bifunctional riboflavin kinase/FAD synthetase translates to MLRRSTILKKESVDALAIGSFDGIHVGHRQLINHLGENGALFVIDKDQANLTPGIKRSEYAGYPCMFFHFLKIKHLSGAEFVELLKKEFINLKKIVVGYDFFFGAHRSCNAYDLQKFFDGEVIIVEEYSYKGVSIHSSVIRSYLQEGRLSEANRFLGREYAITGDVITGQGLGNKELVPTLNLKVLEYLIPREGVYATRTKIAQHIYNSVSFIGTRHTTDGQFSVETHILDETISEIQGAIELFFVEFLRDNQKFNTLLDLKIQIEQDIKEARKHLFTCKVYLSDFL